One window from the genome of Clupea harengus chromosome 19, Ch_v2.0.2, whole genome shotgun sequence encodes:
- the nfyc gene encoding nuclear transcription factor Y subunit gamma isoform X2 has protein sequence MSADSFGAGGSDAQQSLQSFWPRVMEEIRNLTVDFRVQELPLARIKKIMKLDEDVKMISAEAPVLFAKAAQIFITELTLRAWIHTEDNKRRTLQRNDIAMAITKFDQFDFLIDIVPRDDLKPPKRQEEVRQTVASAEPVQYYFTLAQQPGTVQVQGQQQGQQAGGQTATTLQPGQIIIAQPQQGQVLQGATMQQLQQVQVQQQGTPITSAPVTMQVGEGQQLQIVQAQGQQQTQQVQAGGQTMQVMQQIITNTGEIQQIPVQLSGGQLQYIRLAQPVSGTQVVQGQLQTLATNAQQSLLQITQADVQQGQQQFNQFTDGQQLYQIQQVTMPAGQELSQPMFIQSTNQTADGQVTTQVSAD, from the exons ATGTCTGCGGACTCGTTCGGAGCAGGTGGCAGCGATGCCCAGCAGAGCCTGCAGTCCTTCTGGCCTCGAGTCATGGAGGAGATCAGGAACCTCACTGTG GATTTTCGCGTGCAAGAGCTTCCCCTGGCTCGCATCAAGAAAATCATGAAGCTGGATGAGGATGTGAAG aTGATCAGTGCAGAGGCGCCGGTGCTGTTCGCCAAGGCTGCTCAGATCTTCATCACCGAGCTCACTCTGAGGGCCTGGATCCACACCGAGGACAACAAGAGGCGCACCCTACAA AGGAATGATATTGCCATGGCGATCACCAAGTTCGACCAGTTTGACTTTCTCATCGACATTGTGCCCAGAGATGACCTGAAGCCGCCCAAACGACAG gaggaggtgcgTCAGACTGTGGCGTCGGCTGAGCCGGTGCAGTACTACTTCACTCTGGCCCAGCAGCCGGGCACCGTGCAGGTCCAGGGCCAGCAGCAAGGCCAGCAGGCCGGTGGCCAAACCGCCACCACACTACAGCCAGGACAGATCATCATCGCCCAGCCACAGCAAGGACag gtgttgcAGGGAGCCACtatgcagcagctgcagcaggtgCAAGTGCAACAACAGGGCACACCCATCACG AGTGCTCCGGTGACCATGCAGGTGGGTGAGGGCCAGCAGCTGCAGATAGTGCAGGCGCAGGGGCAGCAGCAGACACAGCAGGTGCAGGCGGGAGGACAGACCATGCAGGTCATGCAGCAGATCATCACCAACACAGGAGAGATCCAGCAGATACCG GTACAGCTGAGTGGAGGCCAGCTCCAGTACATCCGCTTGGCTCAGCCAGTGTCGGGCACGCAGGTCGTTCAAGGGCAATTACAGACGCTTGCTACAAACGCTCAGCAG TCTCTTCTTCAGATCACACAGGCGGATGTGCAGCAAGGCCAGCAGCAGTTCAACCAGTTTACAGACGGACAG CAGTTGTATCAGATCCAGCAGGTCACGATGCCAGCAGGACAGGAGCTGAGCCAGCCCATGTTCATCCAGTCCACCAATCAGACGGCAGACGGCCAGGTGACCACGCAGGTCAGCGCGGACTGA
- the nfyc gene encoding nuclear transcription factor Y subunit gamma isoform X3 — translation MSADSFGAGGSDAQQSLQSFWPRVMEEIRNLTVKDFRVQELPLARIKKIMKLDEDVKMISAEAPVLFAKAAQIFITELTLRAWIHTEDNKRRTLQRNDIAMAITKFDQFDFLIDIVPRDDLKPPKRQEEVRQTVASAEPVQYYFTLAQQPGTVQVQGQQQGQQAGGQTATTLQPGQIIIAQPQQGQVLQGATMQQLQQVQVQQQGTPITSAPVTMQVGEGQQLQIVQAQGQQQTQQVQAGGQTMQVMQQIITNTGEIQQIPVQLSGGQLQYIRLAQPVSGTQVVQGQLQTLATNAQQITQADVQQGQQQFNQFTDGQQLYQIQQVTMPAGQELSQPMFIQSTNQTADGQVTTQVSAD, via the exons ATGTCTGCGGACTCGTTCGGAGCAGGTGGCAGCGATGCCCAGCAGAGCCTGCAGTCCTTCTGGCCTCGAGTCATGGAGGAGATCAGGAACCTCACTGTG AAGGATTTTCGCGTGCAAGAGCTTCCCCTGGCTCGCATCAAGAAAATCATGAAGCTGGATGAGGATGTGAAG aTGATCAGTGCAGAGGCGCCGGTGCTGTTCGCCAAGGCTGCTCAGATCTTCATCACCGAGCTCACTCTGAGGGCCTGGATCCACACCGAGGACAACAAGAGGCGCACCCTACAA AGGAATGATATTGCCATGGCGATCACCAAGTTCGACCAGTTTGACTTTCTCATCGACATTGTGCCCAGAGATGACCTGAAGCCGCCCAAACGACAG gaggaggtgcgTCAGACTGTGGCGTCGGCTGAGCCGGTGCAGTACTACTTCACTCTGGCCCAGCAGCCGGGCACCGTGCAGGTCCAGGGCCAGCAGCAAGGCCAGCAGGCCGGTGGCCAAACCGCCACCACACTACAGCCAGGACAGATCATCATCGCCCAGCCACAGCAAGGACag gtgttgcAGGGAGCCACtatgcagcagctgcagcaggtgCAAGTGCAACAACAGGGCACACCCATCACG AGTGCTCCGGTGACCATGCAGGTGGGTGAGGGCCAGCAGCTGCAGATAGTGCAGGCGCAGGGGCAGCAGCAGACACAGCAGGTGCAGGCGGGAGGACAGACCATGCAGGTCATGCAGCAGATCATCACCAACACAGGAGAGATCCAGCAGATACCG GTACAGCTGAGTGGAGGCCAGCTCCAGTACATCCGCTTGGCTCAGCCAGTGTCGGGCACGCAGGTCGTTCAAGGGCAATTACAGACGCTTGCTACAAACGCTCAGCAG ATCACACAGGCGGATGTGCAGCAAGGCCAGCAGCAGTTCAACCAGTTTACAGACGGACAG CAGTTGTATCAGATCCAGCAGGTCACGATGCCAGCAGGACAGGAGCTGAGCCAGCCCATGTTCATCCAGTCCACCAATCAGACGGCAGACGGCCAGGTGACCACGCAGGTCAGCGCGGACTGA
- the nfyc gene encoding nuclear transcription factor Y subunit gamma isoform X1, which translates to MSADSFGAGGSDAQQSLQSFWPRVMEEIRNLTVKDFRVQELPLARIKKIMKLDEDVKMISAEAPVLFAKAAQIFITELTLRAWIHTEDNKRRTLQRNDIAMAITKFDQFDFLIDIVPRDDLKPPKRQEEVRQTVASAEPVQYYFTLAQQPGTVQVQGQQQGQQAGGQTATTLQPGQIIIAQPQQGQVLQGATMQQLQQVQVQQQGTPITSAPVTMQVGEGQQLQIVQAQGQQQTQQVQAGGQTMQVMQQIITNTGEIQQIPVQLSGGQLQYIRLAQPVSGTQVVQGQLQTLATNAQQSLLQITQADVQQGQQQFNQFTDGQQLYQIQQVTMPAGQELSQPMFIQSTNQTADGQVTTQVSAD; encoded by the exons ATGTCTGCGGACTCGTTCGGAGCAGGTGGCAGCGATGCCCAGCAGAGCCTGCAGTCCTTCTGGCCTCGAGTCATGGAGGAGATCAGGAACCTCACTGTG AAGGATTTTCGCGTGCAAGAGCTTCCCCTGGCTCGCATCAAGAAAATCATGAAGCTGGATGAGGATGTGAAG aTGATCAGTGCAGAGGCGCCGGTGCTGTTCGCCAAGGCTGCTCAGATCTTCATCACCGAGCTCACTCTGAGGGCCTGGATCCACACCGAGGACAACAAGAGGCGCACCCTACAA AGGAATGATATTGCCATGGCGATCACCAAGTTCGACCAGTTTGACTTTCTCATCGACATTGTGCCCAGAGATGACCTGAAGCCGCCCAAACGACAG gaggaggtgcgTCAGACTGTGGCGTCGGCTGAGCCGGTGCAGTACTACTTCACTCTGGCCCAGCAGCCGGGCACCGTGCAGGTCCAGGGCCAGCAGCAAGGCCAGCAGGCCGGTGGCCAAACCGCCACCACACTACAGCCAGGACAGATCATCATCGCCCAGCCACAGCAAGGACag gtgttgcAGGGAGCCACtatgcagcagctgcagcaggtgCAAGTGCAACAACAGGGCACACCCATCACG AGTGCTCCGGTGACCATGCAGGTGGGTGAGGGCCAGCAGCTGCAGATAGTGCAGGCGCAGGGGCAGCAGCAGACACAGCAGGTGCAGGCGGGAGGACAGACCATGCAGGTCATGCAGCAGATCATCACCAACACAGGAGAGATCCAGCAGATACCG GTACAGCTGAGTGGAGGCCAGCTCCAGTACATCCGCTTGGCTCAGCCAGTGTCGGGCACGCAGGTCGTTCAAGGGCAATTACAGACGCTTGCTACAAACGCTCAGCAG TCTCTTCTTCAGATCACACAGGCGGATGTGCAGCAAGGCCAGCAGCAGTTCAACCAGTTTACAGACGGACAG CAGTTGTATCAGATCCAGCAGGTCACGATGCCAGCAGGACAGGAGCTGAGCCAGCCCATGTTCATCCAGTCCACCAATCAGACGGCAGACGGCCAGGTGACCACGCAGGTCAGCGCGGACTGA
- the nfyc gene encoding nuclear transcription factor Y subunit gamma isoform X4 yields MSADSFGAGGSDAQQSLQSFWPRVMEEIRNLTVDFRVQELPLARIKKIMKLDEDVKMISAEAPVLFAKAAQIFITELTLRAWIHTEDNKRRTLQRNDIAMAITKFDQFDFLIDIVPRDDLKPPKRQEEVRQTVASAEPVQYYFTLAQQPGTVQVQGQQQGQQAGGQTATTLQPGQIIIAQPQQGQVLQGATMQQLQQVQVQQQGTPITSAPVTMQVGEGQQLQIVQAQGQQQTQQVQAGGQTMQVMQQIITNTGEIQQIPVQLSGGQLQYIRLAQPVSGTQVVQGQLQTLATNAQQITQADVQQGQQQFNQFTDGQQLYQIQQVTMPAGQELSQPMFIQSTNQTADGQVTTQVSAD; encoded by the exons ATGTCTGCGGACTCGTTCGGAGCAGGTGGCAGCGATGCCCAGCAGAGCCTGCAGTCCTTCTGGCCTCGAGTCATGGAGGAGATCAGGAACCTCACTGTG GATTTTCGCGTGCAAGAGCTTCCCCTGGCTCGCATCAAGAAAATCATGAAGCTGGATGAGGATGTGAAG aTGATCAGTGCAGAGGCGCCGGTGCTGTTCGCCAAGGCTGCTCAGATCTTCATCACCGAGCTCACTCTGAGGGCCTGGATCCACACCGAGGACAACAAGAGGCGCACCCTACAA AGGAATGATATTGCCATGGCGATCACCAAGTTCGACCAGTTTGACTTTCTCATCGACATTGTGCCCAGAGATGACCTGAAGCCGCCCAAACGACAG gaggaggtgcgTCAGACTGTGGCGTCGGCTGAGCCGGTGCAGTACTACTTCACTCTGGCCCAGCAGCCGGGCACCGTGCAGGTCCAGGGCCAGCAGCAAGGCCAGCAGGCCGGTGGCCAAACCGCCACCACACTACAGCCAGGACAGATCATCATCGCCCAGCCACAGCAAGGACag gtgttgcAGGGAGCCACtatgcagcagctgcagcaggtgCAAGTGCAACAACAGGGCACACCCATCACG AGTGCTCCGGTGACCATGCAGGTGGGTGAGGGCCAGCAGCTGCAGATAGTGCAGGCGCAGGGGCAGCAGCAGACACAGCAGGTGCAGGCGGGAGGACAGACCATGCAGGTCATGCAGCAGATCATCACCAACACAGGAGAGATCCAGCAGATACCG GTACAGCTGAGTGGAGGCCAGCTCCAGTACATCCGCTTGGCTCAGCCAGTGTCGGGCACGCAGGTCGTTCAAGGGCAATTACAGACGCTTGCTACAAACGCTCAGCAG ATCACACAGGCGGATGTGCAGCAAGGCCAGCAGCAGTTCAACCAGTTTACAGACGGACAG CAGTTGTATCAGATCCAGCAGGTCACGATGCCAGCAGGACAGGAGCTGAGCCAGCCCATGTTCATCCAGTCCACCAATCAGACGGCAGACGGCCAGGTGACCACGCAGGTCAGCGCGGACTGA